In Bacteroidia bacterium, a genomic segment contains:
- a CDS encoding gliding motility-associated C-terminal domain-containing protein, with the protein MNIHLKLLFSLGLFCGFIQVSKASHVPAPIPARVLCINISATNSVAAGCNQTNGSITLVHDGTAPFTYVWSHDSTLNTPVANNLAAGNYSVSISDAAGCTAQTTVTVAQIPLDLTGSTLPDTCGSPNGSATVIVAPGQGQAPFTYLWDNNAGNQTTQTATGLRNGVYQVTVTDANQCQGTQSFNVLTGNNGFSGVIAGVQQINCFGESGGAATVIPSGGNGIYNYQWFPINSPNTILSTSPTVTGLAAGLYVIRLTDPTGNRCIFNTAVNIRQPDSVATNLSADPATGCRSGNGKAWVNPSGGTAPYDILWSTGSTNDSILNLQPDFYSVTITDSLGCVKTTEFLIRSAAGPYFTIDTAQADNCGLGQGIAMINISKGQAPYRVIWNTFSPQPTDTSLIAYNLYRSNGAQYYATVIDADTCIQREHFGMPGNDPLELISIASTPEYCELANGTATVVFSGGTEPYSYQWTTSPKQTVPSASGLISGNYRVTVKDSLFCELSAEIEVDSEIGFFLETTATDETCYGNNDGTATAVINGGKAPFTYSWTTTPPQESARATDLPDGVYNVTVVDVEGCERSAFAIIGSQELIRADFRFQPDTLAPVVISSAGFTFTNESEGGENFLWDFGDGNVSTEYSPFHVYADTGRYFVTLTVSNASGVCTDEVTYGPFIVVEDGIVHLPNAFSPNGDGFNDFFQVGGVLVQSFELRIFNRWGQEVFSSFSINDSWDGRTASGKYAPEDVYVYSLFVTIPGENPIRQTGTVTLLR; encoded by the coding sequence ATGAATATTCATTTGAAGTTGTTGTTTTCTTTAGGCCTGTTTTGTGGGTTTATACAGGTCTCCAAAGCCAGCCATGTTCCCGCTCCTATACCAGCCAGGGTACTATGTATCAATATTTCCGCTACCAATTCTGTCGCTGCCGGCTGCAACCAGACCAACGGAAGTATTACGCTGGTGCATGATGGTACGGCACCATTTACCTATGTATGGTCACACGACTCTACGTTGAATACTCCGGTTGCAAATAATCTGGCTGCCGGCAACTATTCTGTATCGATTTCAGACGCTGCGGGTTGTACTGCCCAGACAACGGTTACCGTTGCCCAAATCCCTTTGGATCTTACGGGTAGTACATTGCCCGATACCTGCGGATCTCCCAACGGCTCTGCTACGGTGATTGTGGCTCCCGGCCAGGGGCAGGCTCCCTTTACCTACTTATGGGACAATAACGCAGGCAATCAGACTACCCAGACGGCCACAGGATTGCGCAATGGCGTATATCAGGTAACCGTCACTGACGCCAACCAATGTCAGGGTACTCAGTCCTTTAACGTTCTAACCGGTAACAATGGCTTTTCAGGTGTGATTGCTGGTGTACAGCAAATAAACTGTTTTGGCGAAAGCGGGGGGGCTGCAACCGTAATCCCTTCCGGAGGCAATGGTATCTACAACTATCAGTGGTTTCCGATCAACAGTCCCAATACTATTTTGAGCACAAGCCCAACCGTAACAGGCCTCGCCGCCGGGCTGTACGTTATCCGATTGACAGACCCTACAGGCAACCGATGTATTTTTAATACAGCTGTAAATATTCGCCAGCCTGACTCTGTAGCGACCAATCTTTCTGCTGATCCTGCTACGGGTTGCCGCTCCGGAAACGGCAAAGCCTGGGTAAATCCTTCCGGCGGTACGGCGCCTTATGATATTCTTTGGTCTACAGGTTCGACCAATGATTCTATTTTGAATCTTCAACCTGATTTCTATTCTGTTACAATTACCGACTCTCTGGGTTGTGTCAAAACTACAGAGTTTTTGATTCGCAGTGCCGCCGGCCCCTATTTTACCATAGATACAGCCCAGGCAGATAATTGTGGACTTGGCCAGGGAATTGCCATGATCAATATCTCTAAAGGCCAGGCGCCTTACCGGGTAATTTGGAATACGTTTTCCCCCCAACCAACAGACACCTCGCTTATCGCCTATAATCTTTACCGGTCAAATGGCGCTCAATATTATGCAACAGTCATAGATGCCGATACTTGTATTCAGCGGGAACATTTCGGTATGCCGGGAAATGACCCGCTGGAATTAATTTCTATCGCTTCAACCCCTGAATATTGCGAACTCGCTAACGGCACAGCTACCGTTGTATTTTCGGGTGGCACGGAACCGTATAGCTATCAATGGACAACAAGTCCCAAACAGACGGTGCCTTCCGCTTCCGGGCTGATCTCCGGAAATTATCGGGTTACAGTAAAAGACTCACTGTTTTGCGAACTTTCGGCAGAAATAGAGGTGGATAGTGAAATTGGATTTTTCCTCGAAACAACTGCTACGGACGAGACTTGCTACGGAAATAACGATGGAACCGCAACTGCCGTCATAAATGGTGGAAAAGCGCCATTTACCTATAGCTGGACGACTACACCTCCACAGGAATCTGCCCGCGCTACCGACCTGCCCGATGGTGTCTATAATGTAACAGTAGTTGATGTGGAAGGATGTGAAAGAAGTGCTTTTGCCATCATCGGAAGTCAGGAACTGATTCGTGCAGATTTTCGTTTTCAGCCTGATACCCTGGCTCCGGTCGTCATTTCCAGTGCAGGATTTACATTTACCAATGAATCAGAAGGCGGAGAAAATTTTCTCTGGGATTTTGGCGATGGAAACGTTTCGACTGAATATTCGCCTTTCCATGTATATGCCGATACCGGCAGGTATTTTGTGACGCTTACTGTTTCAAATGCTTCAGGCGTGTGTACCGATGAAGTTACCTATGGCCCATTTATCGTAGTGGAAGATGGGATAGTCCATTTGCCGAATGCCTTTTCACCAAATGGCGACGGATTTAATGATTTCTTTCAGGTCGGCGGTGTGTTGGTTCAGTCATTTGAACTGCGAATCTTCAACCGATGGGGGCAGGAGGTCTTCTCCAGTTTCTCTATCAATGACTCATGGGATGGCCGAACCGCCAGCGGCAAATATGCGCCTGAAGATGTGTACGTATATTCTTTGTTTGTGACGATTCCGGGTGAAAATCCCATTCGCCAGACAGGTACGGTGACCTTATTGAGATAG
- a CDS encoding chromophore lyase CpcT/CpeT → MRCLLFVIISLSVIPFSCRTVKSTAKDSHSLAQLAEWMTGKFDSAEQAASDSNYYDISLHMSRIWPERKDGYWLYVEQAVTAAANRPYRQRIYQLTTDEEGKYLSKVFEVANPSRFINKNNDPGAFAAISPDSLIERSGCVVVMTGIGGTYKGSTGEKTCESNLRGAAYATSTVTIFPDRLESWDQGFDAAGNQVWGAENGGYIFIKRTNYGL, encoded by the coding sequence ATGCGCTGTTTACTTTTTGTAATCATCAGTTTATCTGTTATTCCTTTTTCCTGCCGTACGGTCAAATCCACAGCCAAAGATTCTCATTCTTTAGCCCAACTGGCCGAATGGATGACAGGGAAATTTGACAGTGCCGAACAAGCGGCCTCTGATAGCAATTATTACGATATTAGTCTTCACATGAGCCGTATTTGGCCAGAGCGAAAAGATGGCTACTGGTTGTATGTGGAACAGGCAGTTACTGCTGCGGCAAATCGTCCCTACCGCCAGCGAATTTATCAACTGACCACCGACGAGGAGGGCAAATATCTGAGTAAAGTATTTGAAGTAGCGAATCCTTCAAGATTTATCAATAAAAACAACGACCCCGGGGCGTTTGCAGCGATTTCTCCTGACTCCCTGATTGAACGGAGCGGGTGTGTTGTGGTAATGACAGGCATAGGGGGAACCTACAAGGGGAGTACCGGTGAAAAAACGTGTGAGAGTAATCTGCGTGGTGCGGCATATGCCACTTCGACCGTGACCATTTTCCCGGATAGACTGGAAAGTTGGGATCAGGGCTTTGATGCCGCCGGAAATCAGGTCTGGGGTGCCGAAAATGGCGGATATATATTTATTAAGCGCACAAATTATGGATTATAG
- a CDS encoding class I SAM-dependent methyltransferase: MTASFIQSSVEKILCPVCESSTITRKFNKNDCWICTCESCGHMFADVKADLSHTKAVYSDEYFEGGKDGYPDYFLEKNLLIKRGEGYGKVVNKYMKPGYMLDVGAAAGFLLKGFHNTGWQGVGVEPNAKMAKFGQTEMKLDIINSPVELFRSEKKFDLVTMIQVLPHFFDLKKGLQVLADHTKPGGYWLIETWNRESLTAKITKESWHEYSPPSVLHWFSPESLTDVGKKMGFSFVAKGRKIKYINTTHAKTLLSHSIQSSIVKKLVATLVPGNITLPYPSEDLFWILLKKDA, from the coding sequence ATGACAGCATCTTTTATTCAGTCCTCTGTTGAAAAAATACTTTGTCCGGTTTGTGAAAGCAGTACGATTACCCGGAAATTCAACAAAAATGATTGCTGGATTTGTACATGCGAATCTTGTGGACATATGTTTGCAGATGTTAAGGCTGATCTAAGCCACACAAAAGCTGTCTACAGTGACGAGTATTTTGAAGGTGGGAAAGATGGTTATCCAGATTATTTTCTGGAGAAAAACCTGCTGATCAAACGAGGCGAAGGGTACGGGAAGGTTGTCAACAAATATATGAAACCCGGCTATATGCTGGATGTGGGTGCGGCTGCGGGTTTTCTGCTGAAAGGTTTTCACAATACCGGCTGGCAGGGCGTAGGAGTTGAGCCCAATGCGAAAATGGCGAAATTTGGCCAGACTGAAATGAAACTCGATATCATCAATAGTCCTGTGGAACTGTTTCGGTCAGAGAAAAAATTCGATCTGGTTACCATGATTCAGGTTCTGCCTCATTTTTTCGACCTGAAAAAAGGGCTTCAGGTATTGGCAGATCATACAAAACCTGGTGGTTACTGGCTGATCGAAACCTGGAATAGAGAGAGCCTGACGGCAAAAATCACAAAAGAAAGCTGGCATGAATACAGCCCGCCGAGTGTACTGCACTGGTTCAGTCCCGAAAGTTTGACTGACGTAGGCAAAAAAATGGGCTTCAGCTTTGTCGCAAAAGGCAGAAAGATCAAATACATCAACACGACTCACGCCAAAACGCTGTTGTCGCATTCTATCCAGTCTTCCATCGTCAAAAAGCTTGTTGCAACCCTTGTGCCGGGAAATATCACACTCCCCTACCCTTCGGAAGATTTATTCTGGATTTTGCTGAAGAAAGACGCGTAA
- a CDS encoding DUF4139 domain-containing protein, with protein sequence MKLNILIVFACLLPVWVLGADEIPVKSAITEVNVYRQRAMIVETGNAKVVKGDNLLIFSGLSHSLIKNSITVSGTGSGTIQAVTHRINYLNRTAKPPRLLMLEDSLKQISEKLKVLDDEKFVYENEQQLVLTNNKIGGTDNGLTADELQKMANFYRERLASIRKRLRELDLGARELRQKQSDYQLEINQINSLRSQPTEEVVVTFNAKVAGTVNLTLKYLVNDASWSPFYDIRVENTRDPLRFFLKANVVNRTGINWDQVKLRISTTNNNGNNNSPVLSPWVVDFARPVYPSAPMGAATRPAPMYKSDSRAGVANTMDDVKPQEEMEVKEEIAYAYDMTTTNEGELGLEFEIASPYDIPSDGKEHQVDILATDVKGEFKHFAIPKLDKDAFLVAYISQDLLRAKANVYFEGTFVGETFVNTDNPGDSMKISLGRDPKVQIQREQVKDFTEKKVVGSNIRQTFGYDIILKNNKTEAVNLNIEDQIPVSQNKDIEVELLESSDGVFNDVSGKVSWNITLKPGETRTLKLRFEVKYPKNQPVYGL encoded by the coding sequence ATGAAACTGAATATTCTGATTGTATTTGCATGTCTGCTTCCTGTATGGGTATTGGGCGCGGACGAGATTCCTGTCAAATCAGCCATTACTGAAGTGAACGTTTACCGGCAGCGTGCCATGATCGTCGAGACGGGAAATGCTAAGGTGGTTAAGGGTGACAACCTTCTCATCTTCAGTGGCTTAAGCCACTCTCTTATTAAAAATAGCATCACTGTCAGTGGTACAGGCAGTGGCACTATTCAGGCGGTTACTCACCGGATCAATTATTTAAACAGAACCGCAAAACCGCCCCGGCTTCTCATGCTGGAAGACAGCCTCAAACAAATCAGCGAAAAGCTGAAGGTATTGGACGATGAAAAATTTGTCTATGAAAATGAGCAGCAGTTGGTGCTCACCAACAATAAAATTGGCGGGACTGACAATGGCCTGACTGCCGATGAATTGCAAAAAATGGCTAATTTCTACCGTGAAAGACTTGCTTCGATCCGCAAGCGCTTGCGTGAGCTGGATCTCGGGGCCAGAGAATTGCGACAAAAACAAAGCGACTACCAACTGGAAATCAATCAGATAAACTCTTTGCGGAGCCAGCCTACAGAAGAAGTGGTCGTTACCTTTAATGCAAAGGTCGCAGGTACAGTCAATCTGACGCTAAAGTATCTGGTCAATGATGCAAGCTGGAGTCCATTCTACGATATCAGGGTAGAAAATACCCGCGACCCTTTGAGATTTTTTCTCAAAGCCAACGTCGTCAACCGCACAGGCATCAACTGGGATCAGGTAAAACTTCGCATTTCCACCACCAATAATAATGGCAATAACAACAGCCCGGTTTTGAGCCCCTGGGTGGTGGATTTTGCCCGTCCGGTATATCCTTCGGCACCTATGGGCGCAGCGACCCGTCCTGCACCGATGTATAAATCTGATAGCAGAGCAGGGGTTGCCAATACCATGGATGATGTGAAACCTCAGGAGGAAATGGAAGTCAAGGAAGAGATTGCCTATGCCTATGACATGACTACCACCAATGAAGGAGAGCTCGGCCTTGAGTTTGAAATAGCCTCTCCTTACGATATTCCTTCCGACGGAAAAGAACATCAGGTGGATATCCTCGCAACAGATGTCAAAGGAGAATTTAAACATTTTGCCATACCCAAGCTGGACAAAGATGCATTTCTTGTCGCCTATATTTCACAGGATTTGCTTCGGGCGAAGGCGAATGTGTATTTCGAAGGAACCTTTGTTGGCGAAACTTTTGTCAATACAGACAACCCCGGCGATTCGATGAAAATTTCACTTGGCCGTGATCCAAAAGTGCAGATTCAGCGCGAGCAGGTCAAAGATTTTACAGAAAAGAAAGTCGTCGGAAGCAATATACGCCAGACATTTGGCTATGATATTATCCTGAAAAACAACAAAACTGAAGCAGTAAACTTAAATATCGAAGATCAGATTCCCGTATCTCAGAATAAAGATATCGAGGTGGAATTGCTGGAATCTTCGGATGGCGTATTTAATGATGTTTCGGGTAAGGTTTCGTGGAATATCACCCTCAAGCCAGGGGAAACCCGCACGCTGAAACTTCGCTTCGAAGTGAAATATCCTAAAAATCAGCCGGTTTACGGTTTGTAG